Proteins co-encoded in one Pleurodeles waltl isolate 20211129_DDA chromosome 1_2, aPleWal1.hap1.20221129, whole genome shotgun sequence genomic window:
- the BBS12 gene encoding Bardet-Biedl syndrome 12 protein: MNTRRHIGLQQLSALATSGRTLLGPIKSQKFIIDESTLECSLTSSVFRLLENLDLTSAVGQLLNETVQIQNKTYGTGTSTLMFLVGAWSKAALECLSQGIPVSVVVSVMSEGLTSCIKEVKSMQIRLADILKPPGPKNMHSSDCTSKTPLMPFPRKNGFESVNSQQKVTCDSCKNKCISPPPTSDFKGNSGPTVLLDKSLCQIPKNCFTMKTVGHRVKLTHSRHFQTKEEQFCEEPKLSNFQGSASEFTDISCDWRGLEQLTEGLSHGYIHCMKLVRDAANHICNTSDDVIDALSADSVYTLSKIVLCSLPGLSEDHSGVYSGYVAVVSMEQASVAVNLHDKPLKVLVVEGDLTETYRHLGFHSSCVNTVTECSYTLGSGSEDLWTDSAFNQITQLNVNLILVTGTVSVNLMQNCTSANILVISHVSQNVLQAFCEATGAVSVTYFTQMSRCCVGAGACVSVLRTVNLKTVGLGRRMLINIKTSDIPLVTAVLTTPTVSKMQSIEDQFWTCARRLQNAIVDQNVFLGGGAVELLCLSHLRKLEEQCSKREGQNSTGQFHIASSWLATSSLFYKPCVLRAMAEGWYQYLSSVMCNTTKGASAMESRTCIQNYLNNLADCCSPFAYICAEIAKEQNSIFDLDYLCNPKGSRHVYDNVLAKEEAWRRALDLVLLVVQTDHEILTGSFTQTQLMNSNECQHL, encoded by the coding sequence ATGAACACACGACGCCACATTGGACTTCAGCAGCTTTCAGCATTAGCGACTTCAGGGCGAACCCTTTTAGGTCCAATTAAATCACAGAAGTTTATTATTGATGAAAGCACTCTGGAATGTTCTTTGACTTCCTCGGTCTTTCGGCTGCTGGAAAATTTGGATTTAACAAGTGCAGTTGGACAACTTCTCAACGAAACAGTGCAGATACAGAATAAGACCTATGGAACTGGGACAAGCACCCTTATGTTTCTGGTTGGTGCTTGGAGCAAGGCTGCATTGGAATGCCTTTCCCAGGGTATTCCAGTATCAGTGGTGGTGTCGGTGATGTCAGAAGGGCTTACCTCTTGCATCAAGGAAGTGAAATCCATGCAAATTAGGCTTGCTGATATTTTAAAACCACCAGGACCTAAAAACATGCATTCAAGCGATTGTACTTCAAAAACACCCCTGATGCCTTTTCCCAGAAAAAATGGGTTCGAAAGTGTTAATTCCCAACAGAAAGTCACATGTGATTcttgtaaaaacaaatgtataagCCCCCCGCCCACTTCAGACTTTAAAGGTAACTCTGGACCTACAGTGTTACTAGACAAATCCTTGTGTCAGATCCCTAAAAATTGTTTCACCATGAAGACTGTTGGCCACAGAGTAAAATTAACCCACAGCAGACACTTtcaaacaaaagaagagcagtttTGTGAAGAACCTAAGTTGAGCAATTTTCAGGGAAGTGCTAGTGAATTTACAGACATTTCTTGTGATTGGAGAGGCCTCGAGCAGCTCACAGAGGGGCTGAGCCACGGCTATATACATTGTATGAAActtgtaagggatgctgctaaccaCATTTGTAATACATCAGACGACGTGATTGATGCCCTCTCAGCTGATTCAGTATACACTTTATCCAAAATTGTGTTATGCTCCTTACCTGGGTTGTCTGAGGATCACTCTGGTGTTTATTCTGGCTATGTGGCTGTAGTGTCTATGGAACAGGCTTCTGTAGCTGTTAACCTTCATGATAAGCCTCTAAAGGTCCTTGTTGTTGAAGGTGACCTGACTGAAACGTATCGTCATTTGGGATTTCACTCTTCTTGTGTAAACACAGTGACTGAGTGCAGTTATACTTTAGGAAGTGGCTCTGAAGATTTGTGGACCGATAGTGCATTCAACCAAATCACTCAATTAAATGTAAACTTAATTTTAGTGACAGGAACTGTGTCTGTAAATTTAATGCAGAACTGTACTTCAGCTAACATTCTAGTTATCAGTCACGTGTCTCAAAATGTGCTGCAAGCTTTTTGTGAGGCCACAGGAGCTGTTTCTGTGACATATTTCACACAGATGAGTAGGTGTTGTGTGGGggctggtgcctgtgtgagtgtcttGAGAACAGTTAACTTAAAAACGGTAGGTTTGGGCCGCAGAATGCTCATCAATATTAAAACCAGTGATATTCCTCTGGTAACAGCTGTACTTACTACACCTACAGTATCCAAAATGCAGTCCATTGAAGATCAGTTCTGGACTTGTGCTCGTCGATTGCAAAATGCTATAGTtgatcaaaatgtttttttgggtggtGGCGCTGTAGAACTTTTGTGCTTAAGTCACCTCCGAAAGCTTGAAGAGCAGTGTTCAAAGAGGGAAGGCCAAAACTCAACTGGACAGTTTCACATTGCTTCATCTTGGTTGGCGACTTCGTCTTTATTTTATAAACCATGTGTTCTCAGGGCTATGGCAGAAGGCTGGTACCAGTACTTGTCTTCCGTCATGTGCAACACCACCAAAGGTGCATCTGCGATGGAAAGCAGGACTTGTATACAAAACTATCTTAATAATCTAGCTGACTGCTGCTccccatttgcatacatatgtGCAGAGATTGCTAAAGAGCAGAACAGTATTTTTGATTTGGATTATCTCTGCAATCCCAAGGGTAGTCGGCACGTTTATGATAATGTATTAGCAAAGGAGGAAGCCTGGCGCAGAGCTCTAGATTTGGTTTTACTTGTAGTTCAAACAGATCATGAAATTTTAACAGGTTCTTTTACACAAACGCAGCTTATGAATTCAAATGAATGTCAGCATCTATAA